A single window of Pirellulales bacterium DNA harbors:
- a CDS encoding arylsulfatase, producing MRHIATIVAFLLPLSALAAEKPNVVIILADDLGYSDLGCYGSEIETPNLDALAAGGLRFTQFYNTARCWPTRGALLTGYYAQQVRRDTLPGIRVGTRPAWARLLPEMLKPLGYRSYHSGKWHIDGMPLAGGFDRSYYLQDQGRFFSPRVHYEDDQKLPPVEPGTGYYATTAIADHALKCLREHAASYVDRPFFHYVAFTSPHFPLQALQPDIDRYRQRYRQGWQLVRSARYARMKELGIVDCPLSAVETDVGPPYDFPDAIKKLGPGEVNRPLPWDKLTDEQREFQAVKMAIHAAMVDRMDREIGRLLDQLRDMKALDNTVLFFLSDNGASAEIMVRDDGHDPSAPPGSAATHLCLGPGWSTVSNTPHRRHKTWVHEGGISTPLIVHWPRGIAARGELRQTAGHVVDLVPTVLELAGGQRPETWQGKPVPAAPGKSLVPAFAADRRIARDELWWLHEGNRALRLGDWKIVAAGENADWQLYDLSVDRCEENNLATAYPDKSRELEQIWRQRFEEFRRLAAAGLPGGP from the coding sequence ATGCGCCATATCGCCACCATCGTCGCATTCCTGCTGCCGCTTTCCGCACTTGCGGCAGAGAAGCCGAATGTTGTCATTATCCTGGCCGACGACCTGGGCTATTCCGACCTGGGCTGTTACGGCAGCGAAATCGAGACGCCCAACCTCGACGCTTTGGCCGCGGGCGGTTTGCGGTTCACGCAGTTCTACAACACCGCCCGCTGCTGGCCGACACGGGGGGCTTTGCTCACCGGCTACTATGCCCAACAGGTGCGGCGCGATACCTTGCCCGGCATTCGCGTCGGCACGAGGCCGGCCTGGGCGCGACTGCTGCCAGAGATGCTCAAGCCGCTCGGTTATCGCTCCTATCACTCCGGCAAATGGCACATCGACGGCATGCCTTTGGCCGGCGGCTTCGATCGTTCGTATTACCTGCAAGACCAGGGCCGCTTTTTCAGCCCGCGCGTGCATTACGAGGACGATCAAAAGCTCCCTCCGGTCGAGCCGGGCACGGGTTACTACGCCACCACCGCCATCGCCGACCACGCCTTAAAATGTCTGCGAGAGCATGCCGCGAGTTACGTCGATCGGCCGTTCTTTCACTATGTGGCCTTCACTTCGCCGCACTTTCCGCTGCAAGCCTTGCAGCCCGACATCGACCGCTACCGCCAGCGTTATCGACAGGGTTGGCAGTTGGTGCGCAGCGCCCGCTACGCGCGCATGAAAGAACTGGGCATCGTCGATTGCCCGCTCTCCGCCGTGGAGACCGACGTGGGGCCGCCCTACGATTTTCCCGACGCGATCAAGAAGCTTGGCCCCGGCGAAGTGAACCGGCCGCTGCCCTGGGACAAGCTGACCGACGAGCAGCGCGAGTTCCAGGCCGTGAAGATGGCCATCCATGCGGCGATGGTCGATCGCATGGACCGCGAGATCGGCCGCCTGCTCGATCAGCTCCGCGACATGAAGGCCCTCGACAATACGGTGCTCTTCTTTCTTTCCGACAACGGCGCCAGTGCCGAGATCATGGTGCGCGACGACGGGCACGATCCTTCGGCGCCACCCGGTTCGGCCGCCACGCACCTCTGCCTCGGCCCCGGCTGGTCGACGGTGTCCAACACGCCGCATCGGCGTCATAAGACCTGGGTGCATGAAGGCGGCATCTCCACGCCGCTGATCGTACATTGGCCGCGGGGCATCGCCGCGCGGGGCGAATTGCGGCAGACCGCGGGTCACGTCGTCGACCTCGTGCCCACCGTGCTGGAGCTCGCCGGCGGCCAACGCCCTGAAACGTGGCAAGGCAAGCCGGTGCCCGCCGCGCCGGGCAAGAGCCTCGTGCCCGCCTTTGCCGCCGACCGCCGAATCGCGCGGGACGAGCTGTGGTGGCTGCATGAAGGGAACCGGGCCTTGCGGCTGGGCGACTGGAAGATCGTGGCGGCGGGCGAAAACGCCGATTGGCAGCTTTACGATCTCAGCGTCGATCGTTGCGAAGAGAACAACCTGGCGACCGCCTATCCCGACAAGTCGCGCGAACTGGAACAGATCTGGCGGCAGCGCTTCGAGGAGTTCCGTCGGCTCGCGGCAGCCGGCCTGCCGGGCGGGCCGTGA
- a CDS encoding ABC transporter ATP-binding protein, protein MPTSPILTTRGLTLRFGGLTAVSHLDVDIERGSITSIIGPNGAGKTTLFNTISGLVAPTVGDVHIDGHDVRRAWSWRPALAAVAVGLATALAAACLALNLNGLWRATVRRPTSYSTGPFTYAAAGTAARDYLRGRLALERQSNGRWAVVTADGSTSLAVAENREAADELRREYEAILAAGPDDAVVETLGGRWRLTSAQLRFPSRDAALAKRDLLVDVARRRRAKARLAVFAALAGSVVGGLGAVTVWSRSRWTPERVTAAGLARTFQNLRVFRRMTVLENVLVAIEAARPQPFGRKYLARAGETPAPQTAAGETAAPQGGKRLVGSVEQARRLLEFVGLTPLAERRAGELAYGDQRRLEIARALAIGPRLLLLDEPAAGMNATETARLMELIREIRASGVTVVLIEHEMDLVMGMSDQVIVLDAGKKIAEGPPQVVRRHPAVIEAYLGT, encoded by the coding sequence ATGCCAACCTCGCCGATCTTGACGACCCGCGGGCTGACCCTCCGCTTCGGCGGCCTGACCGCCGTCAGCCATCTCGATGTCGACATCGAGCGCGGGAGCATCACGTCGATCATCGGGCCGAACGGCGCGGGAAAGACCACGCTCTTTAACACCATCAGCGGCCTCGTGGCGCCGACGGTCGGCGACGTTCATATCGACGGGCACGACGTTCGACGAGCCTGGTCCTGGCGGCCGGCACTGGCCGCCGTCGCCGTCGGCCTCGCTACGGCCCTCGCCGCCGCATGCCTGGCGTTGAACCTCAACGGCCTATGGCGGGCGACCGTGCGGCGGCCGACGAGCTACTCCACCGGGCCGTTTACCTACGCCGCCGCCGGGACTGCCGCCCGCGATTATCTGCGCGGACGCCTGGCCCTGGAGCGACAGAGCAACGGCCGCTGGGCCGTGGTGACGGCGGATGGAAGCACCTCGCTGGCCGTCGCGGAAAACCGCGAGGCCGCCGACGAGTTGCGACGCGAATACGAAGCGATCCTCGCAGCCGGTCCCGATGACGCGGTTGTCGAAACGCTCGGCGGCCGGTGGCGGCTGACATCCGCTCAGCTGCGCTTCCCTTCGCGCGACGCGGCCCTGGCCAAGCGAGACCTGCTCGTCGACGTGGCGCGTCGACGGCGAGCGAAGGCGCGGCTTGCGGTTTTCGCGGCGCTCGCCGGATCGGTGGTCGGAGGCCTGGGCGCAGTGACCGTCTGGAGCCGTTCGCGATGGACGCCCGAACGAGTCACCGCGGCCGGTCTCGCCAGAACGTTTCAGAATTTGCGGGTTTTCAGACGGATGACCGTGCTGGAGAATGTGCTGGTCGCGATCGAAGCGGCCCGGCCTCAACCGTTCGGCCGGAAATATCTGGCTCGCGCAGGCGAGACGCCCGCACCACAAACGGCAGCCGGCGAGACGGCCGCACCACAAGGCGGCAAACGACTTGTGGGAAGCGTGGAACAGGCGCGGCGGCTGCTGGAGTTCGTGGGCCTGACGCCGCTGGCCGAGCGCCGCGCCGGAGAGTTGGCGTATGGCGATCAGCGGCGGTTGGAAATCGCCCGTGCTTTGGCGATAGGCCCCCGTTTACTGTTGCTCGACGAGCCGGCGGCGGGCATGAACGCCACCGAAACGGCGCGGCTGATGGAACTGATTCGTGAGATCCGCGCGTCGGGCGTTACGGTCGTGCTGATCGAGCACGAAATGGACCTGGTGATGGGAATGTCCGATCAGGTGATCGTGCTCGATGCGGGCAAAAAGATCGCGGAAGGCCCGCCGCAAGTCGTGCGGCGGCATCCGGCCGTGATCGAAGCGTACTTGGGCACGTAG
- a CDS encoding P-II family nitrogen regulator, with product MKLIIAIIQPSRLEAVKAALTEVEVFRLTVMDVQGFGRQKGHTETYRGHEFSVNLLRKVQLQIAVNEEFVEPTIEAIIKGGRTGTSGEIGDGKIFVLPLEDCIRIRTGERGGEAI from the coding sequence ATGAAGTTGATCATCGCCATCATCCAACCGAGCCGGCTGGAAGCGGTCAAAGCCGCCCTGACCGAGGTCGAGGTGTTCCGTCTCACGGTGATGGACGTGCAGGGCTTCGGCCGGCAGAAGGGCCACACCGAGACGTATCGCGGGCACGAGTTCTCCGTCAACCTGCTGCGGAAGGTGCAGTTGCAAATCGCCGTCAATGAAGAATTCGTCGAGCCGACGATCGAGGCCATCATCAAGGGCGGCCGCACGGGAACCAGCGGCGAAATCGGCGACGGCAAAATCTTCGTGCTGCCGCTGGAAGACTGCATTCGCATCCGCACCGGCGAACGCGGCGGCGAAGCCATTTAA
- a CDS encoding outer membrane beta-barrel protein, which yields MVTSRLAVAAALAGLLSAGPAVAQQSPSAAGASPATQYAQGAAVRYDDPPPSASPASAPSTAKKPSASSDSPPSRDGMLRPGFITASYARQKTQNLGCCAQPEAEEAEAGCAAKEEEAKEEEPCKQCCTGPLGCWGHGCCLYELGKPFVLAEHMPRLKQHNIAVGGWLAQSYTWNPYNPSDGRNGPVTWLDQANQYQLNEFWLYAVKPTDTKGEGWDAGFRFDAFYGSSYRWDTEAGLESTFNTGKTYGLAIPTAYAEVAYNDLKVKIGHFISPVGFYTVGTYNNFFNTIPYTYQYGEPFTHTGVLANYQATEKLNLGAGLIHGWDAFDSTFNKHGGYLGTATLNGNADDSLAFVQVYSTEPTQNAAKAFSQRYFQTLVYTRPLKKISEKLTWIAQSDFGVQGNATITGKTARWYGFNNYLYYKKNDIVSYGVEFEWFRDEEGFRVAAPVPSPGSPSASGWSRGPGFAGNFYNFTIGPRWTPLPNLVIRPNFRADWYHGNNDVNGLKPYDGGTKNFQQALYTDAIVTF from the coding sequence ATGGTCACTTCTCGACTGGCGGTGGCGGCCGCGTTGGCGGGTCTGCTTTCCGCCGGCCCAGCCGTCGCCCAACAATCCCCGAGCGCCGCCGGCGCGTCGCCGGCAACTCAGTATGCTCAAGGGGCCGCGGTGAGGTACGACGACCCGCCACCCAGCGCGTCGCCCGCATCGGCCCCCTCCACGGCCAAGAAGCCGTCGGCATCGAGCGACAGCCCGCCAAGCCGTGACGGTATGCTGCGGCCCGGCTTCATCACCGCCTCGTACGCCAGGCAAAAGACGCAAAACCTGGGCTGCTGCGCGCAACCCGAGGCCGAAGAGGCGGAAGCCGGCTGTGCCGCCAAGGAGGAAGAAGCAAAAGAAGAAGAACCGTGCAAGCAGTGCTGCACGGGTCCTCTGGGTTGCTGGGGGCACGGCTGCTGCCTGTACGAACTGGGCAAGCCGTTCGTTTTGGCCGAGCACATGCCCAGGTTAAAACAGCACAACATCGCCGTCGGCGGCTGGCTGGCCCAAAGCTACACCTGGAATCCGTACAATCCGTCGGACGGCCGCAACGGCCCGGTGACGTGGCTCGACCAGGCCAACCAGTATCAGTTGAACGAGTTCTGGCTCTACGCGGTCAAGCCCACAGACACGAAGGGCGAAGGCTGGGATGCCGGCTTTCGTTTCGATGCATTTTATGGCAGCAGCTACCGCTGGGACACGGAAGCGGGCCTGGAAAGCACTTTCAACACCGGCAAAACCTATGGCCTGGCGATTCCGACGGCTTATGCCGAAGTGGCCTACAACGACCTGAAAGTGAAGATCGGTCACTTCATTTCGCCGGTCGGCTTCTACACCGTAGGCACCTATAACAACTTCTTCAATACGATTCCTTACACCTATCAGTACGGCGAACCCTTCACTCACACCGGCGTACTCGCCAACTATCAGGCGACCGAAAAGCTCAATTTGGGAGCCGGTTTGATCCACGGCTGGGATGCCTTCGACAGCACTTTCAACAAGCACGGCGGCTACCTCGGCACGGCCACCCTCAACGGCAACGCCGACGACTCGCTGGCCTTCGTCCAGGTCTATAGCACGGAACCGACGCAGAACGCCGCCAAAGCTTTCTCGCAACGCTACTTCCAGACCTTGGTCTATACCCGCCCGCTGAAAAAGATCAGCGAGAAGCTGACCTGGATTGCCCAGAGCGACTTCGGCGTGCAAGGAAACGCTACCATCACGGGCAAGACCGCCCGTTGGTACGGCTTCAACAATTATCTCTACTACAAGAAGAACGATATCGTGAGCTACGGCGTCGAGTTCGAATGGTTCCGCGACGAAGAAGGCTTCCGCGTGGCGGCTCCCGTGCCCTCGCCCGGCAGCCCCTCCGCATCAGGCTGGTCGCGAGGCCCCGGCTTCGCGGGCAACTTCTACAACTTCACGATCGGTCCTCGCTGGACCCCGCTGCCCAACTTGGTCATACGGCCCAACTTCCGTGCCGACTGGTACCACGGCAACAACGACGTGAACGGTCTGAAGCCGTACGATGGCGGCACGAAGAACTTTCAACAAGCGCTGTACACCGACGCGATCGTCACATTCTAA